In Sphingobacterium sp. SRCM116780, the genomic stretch CTTTTAGTTCCTCTAAGACCCAATTTGGCAATGACTTTTTTCGTCAATGCATATGTAGTTTCTGTATATGCCGCTACAACAGATGATTGTAATTGAAAAGTTTTTGTTGCAGATGGATTTATAAAATCCTGTTTGTAATTGGTGAAAAAGTAGTCTATACCTAAGGTGCTTTTTAGCTTATTGTTCCAAGACTTGTTCAGTTTTTCTTTAATATGGAGTGCTGTTTCCTGATGAGGCATACCCATACTGTCTGCGTAGAGTTTATCGTTTAAATAACCGAGACCTATCCCCGATTGTAAATTCCATCGATTGCCAAGTTGTTGCTCATAGTTGGTATTCCAATAGATATTTTTTGCTGTTTTTTTAACTAATATTGGTTTCGCGTAATTGCTATTGGCTTGGTATAAACCCATATCCTCGAAATTGAAAGACGTGTACATACTTATAAACCCAGTGTTCAACTTTTGACGATATATGAGTTCTCCAGAAGCATTTTCATAAGGCTTTGTCCAATCAATATTTGGTGTGATGATTTTACTGTATGGCTTAAGATTGGTATATGAAGTATTAAATGTTAATGATTTTGTCTTCCAGTTTTGAGTATTGCTTAAGCCTAAGCCTACTGAAGAAATGGAAATTTCCGATTTATTCTCTTCAATTTGATTCGGTGTATTAAGAATCAACACACTGGATAGCGCATTTCCATATTCCGCTGAATAGCCTCCAGTTGAAAAGTTGACACCTTTGAATAAGAAAGGAGAAAAACGTCCCCTTACAGGAACGTCATTCGGAGAAGAGCTGTAAGGTTGAGCTACTCGAATCCCGTTGATGTAGGTTTGTGTTTCAGATGCATTACCACCATGTACCATCAATCGACCATTTTCACCAGCAACCTGTGCTCCTGGTAACGTCGCTAGGGCACCAAAGATATTACCCATACTTCCAGCCGTGGAGACGATATCCAAGGGTGTCATGACCGTATTTTTCCCATTGTCGCCAGCTTGTAATAAACCTGCTTGGATTACGACTTCATCCAATTGCTTCGCTAGTTCATCGAGTTGAATCAGTATTGGTTTATTTTGAGAAAGATCAATAGTGATTGATTTAGATTCTCTTCCTATCGCGGTAAATTTTAATATTTTGATGCCACTTTCAGTCGTCTCGAAAACAAAGTTTCCAAGTGAATCTGTAGTCCCTCCATCATAAGTGCCTTCAATAAAGATATTGGCATAGCGGACGGCTTTTTTATTTTTGTCAATGACCTGACCATGTATCTGTGTTTGGGCAACAGCATGTAGAGAACAATAAAGGAGTAAGAATAATATAAATTTCATGATCTTCTAATTTTCCTGTGAAAATCAGAAGAGTAGCCAGAAGTTACAAATAAGAATTGACCAACTGTTGCATTATAGAGATGGACTGTATTTTTTTGAATATTTTCTGTTTATATGGTTACTGCTTTTATTGTATAATGATGATAGATTCCAAATATTTTTAATGTAAATGTCTTATTTTGATTTTTTTATTTGATTTAAGAAAATAGTCTATTACATTTGAGGAACAATGTCGACTTTGTAGCTCAGCTGGTAGAGCAATTGACTCTTAATCAATGGGTCGAGGGTTCGAGCCCCTCCGAGGTCACATCAGAAAAGCTTTTCCAAATGGAGAGGCTTTTTTGCTAAAAGACATTTGTTTATTTACTATTCGAAGGGTTCCTTAAATAATAGATGGAACTTGAAGTAATCATATTCCTATAGGTTTTATAAATTTAACGCATGAAGCTTATTATATTTGATTTAGACGGAACTTTATTGGACACTTTACAAGACTTGGGAGATAGCTGTAATACTATCCTTCAG encodes the following:
- a CDS encoding TonB-dependent receptor gives rise to the protein MKFILFLLLYCSLHAVAQTQIHGQVIDKNKKAVRYANIFIEGTYDGGTTDSLGNFVFETTESGIKILKFTAIGRESKSITIDLSQNKPILIQLDELAKQLDEVVIQAGLLQAGDNGKNTVMTPLDIVSTAGSMGNIFGALATLPGAQVAGENGRLMVHGGNASETQTYINGIRVAQPYSSSPNDVPVRGRFSPFLFKGVNFSTGGYSAEYGNALSSVLILNTPNQIEENKSEISISSVGLGLSNTQNWKTKSLTFNTSYTNLKPYSKIITPNIDWTKPYENASGELIYRQKLNTGFISMYTSFNFEDMGLYQANSNYAKPILVKKTAKNIYWNTNYEQQLGNRWNLQSGIGLGYLNDKLYADSMGMPHQETALHIKEKLNKSWNNKLKSTLGIDYFFTNYKQDFINPSATKTFQLQSSVVAAYTETTYALTKKVIAKLGLRGTKSNEQSFIVEPRASIGYLMNPHSQFSFAYGDFHQQGPQEVLIYDPHLKWSEAQHYILNYYYEKNGRTLRLETYRKNYNNLIKYTTRTITNETNFNNQGEGYAQGLDVFLRDNKSIKNLQYWISYAFTDTKRNEGDAPLSVVPSYVFRHTFSVVAKYWINSLHSQISLTDNYLSGRSFDDRNQASYMQGKTKGYNMLSGSWSYLISPQKIIHFSISNILGSSPIYGYQYAEQPNQQGIYNRLAITPTAKRFIFVGFFWTISSNKKENQLDNL